One Streptomyces sp. NBC_01237 genomic region harbors:
- a CDS encoding cytochrome P450 gives MHVSFDPWSPAFVADPYPAYAALRATGRAHYFEPTRQWLIPHYSDVSGLLRDRRLGRTYLHRFTHEEFGRPAPPDAHEPFHTLNGQGLLDLEAPDHTRIRRLVSKAFTPRTVEGLAPTVRRLAAELVDALVAEGGGDLLAAVAEPLPVAVIAEMLGVPESDRALLRPWSAAICGMYELNPSEETARAAVRASVDFSAYLRELIAERRGQPGDDLISALIAAHDEGERLSEQEMISTCVLLLNAGHEATVNTTVNGWRTLFAHPDRLAALRADHGLLPTAVEELMRYDTPLQMFERWVLDDIEIGGTVIPRGSEVALLFGSANRDPERFAEPDVLDLSRQDNPHVTFGAGIHYCLGAPLARIELAASFGELLRRAPTMRVTAEPEWNPGYVIRGLKELRVEL, from the coding sequence ATGCACGTGTCCTTCGATCCCTGGTCTCCGGCGTTCGTCGCCGATCCGTACCCCGCCTACGCCGCCCTGCGTGCCACCGGCCGGGCGCACTACTTCGAGCCGACCCGGCAGTGGCTGATCCCGCACTACTCCGATGTGTCGGGCCTGCTGCGTGACCGGCGTCTGGGCCGCACGTATCTGCACCGCTTCACCCACGAGGAGTTCGGCCGCCCGGCACCGCCCGACGCGCACGAGCCGTTCCACACCCTCAACGGGCAGGGTCTCCTCGATCTGGAGGCCCCCGACCACACCCGGATCCGGCGGCTCGTCTCCAAGGCGTTCACCCCGCGTACGGTCGAGGGGCTGGCGCCGACCGTGCGGCGGCTGGCGGCCGAGCTGGTGGACGCGCTCGTCGCCGAGGGCGGCGGCGATCTGCTGGCAGCGGTCGCCGAACCCCTGCCGGTCGCCGTCATCGCCGAAATGCTCGGGGTCCCGGAGTCCGACCGGGCGCTGCTGCGGCCCTGGTCGGCGGCCATCTGCGGGATGTACGAGCTGAACCCGTCCGAGGAGACCGCGCGGGCCGCCGTCCGCGCCTCGGTCGACTTCTCCGCGTACCTGCGCGAACTGATCGCCGAGCGCCGGGGGCAGCCGGGGGACGACCTGATCTCCGCGCTCATCGCCGCCCACGACGAGGGGGAGCGGCTGAGCGAGCAGGAGATGATCTCCACCTGTGTGCTGCTGCTGAACGCGGGGCACGAGGCGACGGTCAACACCACCGTCAACGGGTGGCGCACGCTCTTCGCGCACCCGGACCGGCTCGCGGCGCTGCGCGCGGACCACGGGCTGCTGCCGACGGCCGTGGAGGAGCTGATGCGGTACGACACCCCGTTGCAGATGTTCGAGCGCTGGGTGCTGGACGACATCGAGATCGGCGGCACGGTCATTCCGCGCGGATCGGAGGTGGCGCTGCTGTTCGGCTCGGCCAACCGGGACCCGGAACGGTTCGCGGAGCCGGACGTGCTCGATCTGTCCCGGCAGGACAACCCGCACGTCACGTTCGGGGCAGGTATCCACTACTGTCTGGGCGCGCCGCTGGCCCGTATCGAACTCGCCGCCTCGTTCGGTGAGTTGCTGCGCAGGGCGCCGACGATGCGGGTGACGGCCGAGCCCGAGTGGAATCCCGGGTATGTGATCCGGGGGCTGAAGGAGCTGCGCGTGGAGCTGTGA
- a CDS encoding ScbR family autoregulator-binding transcription factor: MKSKPPQERAVRTRRALLRAAAECFDECGYYGAGTNKILARAGMTQGAMYFHFKSKEELAHAVMLEQAADLELPAEPRGLQQLVNVTLMLAVEMQNNVLLRAGVRLAVDPAGPARHDDSIYSWWAALFHKELVVARAAGELRDDVDEKSFSQTLVGAYTGTQLMSEITTGRSDLTLRITNLWRFLLPGIATPEMLAALDLNGVPVRETG; encoded by the coding sequence ATGAAGTCCAAACCACCACAGGAACGTGCCGTCCGGACCCGGAGGGCCCTCCTCAGGGCCGCGGCCGAGTGTTTCGACGAATGCGGATATTACGGGGCGGGTACCAACAAAATCCTCGCCCGCGCGGGCATGACGCAGGGCGCCATGTACTTCCACTTCAAATCGAAGGAGGAACTGGCGCACGCGGTCATGCTGGAGCAGGCGGCCGACCTGGAACTGCCCGCGGAACCACGGGGGTTGCAACAGTTGGTGAACGTCACCCTCATGCTGGCCGTGGAGATGCAGAACAATGTTCTGCTGCGCGCCGGAGTGCGGCTCGCCGTGGACCCCGCGGGACCGGCCCGGCACGACGACTCGATCTACTCCTGGTGGGCGGCGCTCTTCCACAAGGAGCTGGTGGTGGCCAGGGCGGCGGGTGAACTCCGCGACGACGTCGACGAGAAGAGCTTCTCGCAGACACTCGTCGGCGCGTACACCGGGACGCAGCTGATGTCGGAGATAACGACGGGCCGCTCGGACCTGACCCTGCGCATCACGAACCTGTGGCGCTTCCTGCTGCCCGGCATCGCCACACCCGAGATGCTCGCCGCACTCGACCTGAACGGCGTGCCCGTGAGGGAAACGGGGTGA
- a CDS encoding alpha/beta hydrolase gives MSDSAARERDAAETESAFAHPVVAPDRSAAYGSHPDQVIDFFAPRDGRTGVPLVVLFHGGAWRAPYDRAHVSPLADFLARRGFAVANVEYRRGSEIPQQGGAGPVAGRWPETFDDVAAAMDALPGLAARELPQADLRRTVVTGHSAGGTLALWAAARHELPEGSPWRLPSPPPLRGVVALAPIADFTAAVELGICSGAVGQLLGGKDAFEGRRASSDPAALLPTGIATAVVQGTDDLTVPQAVSEAFVDAAAKAGETVGLTLLEGVGHFPLIDPSADACAVVAEELAQLAW, from the coding sequence ATGTCGGATTCTGCCGCGCGTGAGCGTGACGCCGCCGAGACCGAGTCGGCGTTCGCGCATCCGGTGGTCGCCCCCGATCGGTCCGCCGCCTACGGCAGCCACCCCGACCAGGTGATCGACTTCTTCGCGCCGCGCGACGGCCGGACCGGGGTGCCGCTCGTCGTCCTGTTCCACGGCGGGGCCTGGCGGGCCCCGTACGACCGGGCCCATGTGTCGCCGCTCGCGGACTTCCTGGCCCGGCGCGGCTTCGCCGTCGCCAACGTGGAGTACCGGCGCGGCAGTGAGATCCCGCAGCAGGGTGGCGCGGGGCCGGTCGCGGGCCGCTGGCCCGAGACGTTCGACGATGTCGCCGCCGCGATGGACGCCCTGCCGGGGCTGGCCGCCCGGGAACTGCCGCAGGCCGATCTGCGGCGGACCGTGGTGACCGGACACTCGGCGGGCGGCACCCTGGCGCTGTGGGCGGCGGCCCGGCACGAGCTTCCCGAGGGGTCGCCGTGGCGGCTCCCCTCGCCGCCGCCGCTGCGCGGGGTCGTCGCCCTGGCGCCGATCGCCGACTTCACGGCCGCCGTCGAGCTGGGGATCTGCTCCGGGGCCGTGGGGCAACTCCTGGGTGGGAAGGACGCTTTCGAGGGCCGCCGGGCGTCCAGTGATCCGGCCGCGCTGCTGCCGACCGGCATCGCGACGGCCGTGGTGCAGGGCACCGACGACCTGACCGTGCCGCAGGCGGTGTCGGAGGCGTTCGTCGACGCGGCGGCGAAGGCGGGCGAGACGGTGGGGCTGACCCTGCTGGAGGGCGTCGGCCACTTCCCGCTGATCGACCCCTCGGCGGACGCGTGCGCGGTGGTGGCGGAGGAACTGGCCCAGCTGGCGTGGTGA
- a CDS encoding GNAT family N-acetyltransferase — protein MSSQEKPQPRSADMGDIEELVRLRGCLLSSGSGAQVARTPEEDDLWKRAYRAWLGRVLAGEEETVHVSVVGGAHALVACAVAVVDQRAPTVRCPSGRSGWVQTVVVDPASRHRGLGARVMDHALGWLRAAGAEAVVLQTTEAGSPLYRRLGFRPSGEELLSLSLEASDSSRS, from the coding sequence ATGAGTTCCCAGGAGAAACCGCAGCCGCGGTCGGCCGACATGGGTGACATAGAAGAGCTCGTGCGCCTGCGCGGCTGTCTACTCAGCTCGGGGAGCGGCGCCCAGGTGGCCCGTACCCCCGAGGAGGACGACCTCTGGAAGCGCGCCTACCGGGCCTGGCTCGGCCGTGTCCTCGCCGGTGAGGAGGAGACCGTGCATGTCTCGGTGGTCGGCGGTGCGCATGCCCTGGTCGCCTGCGCCGTCGCCGTCGTGGACCAGCGTGCCCCGACCGTGCGATGTCCCAGTGGCCGGTCCGGCTGGGTGCAGACCGTGGTGGTCGACCCGGCGTCGCGGCATCGCGGGCTCGGGGCACGGGTGATGGACCACGCCCTCGGCTGGCTCCGCGCGGCGGGCGCCGAAGCGGTCGTCCTGCAGACCACCGAGGCCGGCTCCCCGCTCTACCGCAGGCTCGGATTCCGGCCGTCCGGCGAAGAGCTGCTTTCCCTGAGCCTGGAGGCGTCCGACTCCTCAAGGTCCTGA
- a CDS encoding NAD-dependent epimerase/dehydratase family protein: protein MTGTRIVVTGGTGFIGAHVAKELLARDGVTVRFAGRRPVHAGTPGVEWVRAELTDSGSLHGICEDADVLVHLASKVSGTEESCRAVNEAGTAALMAEAVRAGTPRVVHLSTTAVYGRGPHTGQDIPDLTPAPVSAASATRLAGEQHALRAGAVVLRAGLVLGTGDLWVVTALAELLKRVPGRWAGGAASLSVVDASDLGRLITAVALAPAPPGPAVFHAAHPRPVRIGDLVAALAEHGIVPPPADEDWSWDRCLQEHAGRPGIVSERQFHLLAQDHWYRSDAVWQRTGVEPGPGPLDRLAASADWYRTLLA from the coding sequence GTGACCGGCACCCGGATCGTCGTCACCGGTGGCACGGGGTTCATCGGCGCGCATGTCGCCAAGGAGCTGCTCGCCCGTGACGGGGTGACGGTCCGCTTCGCCGGCCGGCGTCCGGTCCACGCCGGCACACCGGGCGTGGAGTGGGTACGGGCCGAACTCACCGACTCCGGCTCGCTGCACGGGATCTGCGAGGACGCCGACGTACTGGTCCACCTGGCGTCCAAGGTCTCCGGGACCGAGGAGAGCTGCCGCGCCGTGAACGAGGCGGGCACCGCGGCCCTCATGGCGGAGGCGGTACGCGCCGGGACACCGCGCGTCGTGCATCTGTCCACCACGGCGGTCTACGGCCGGGGCCCGCACACCGGCCAGGACATTCCCGACCTCACCCCCGCCCCGGTGTCGGCCGCCAGCGCGACGCGGCTCGCGGGCGAACAGCACGCACTGCGGGCCGGAGCGGTGGTGCTCCGCGCCGGGCTGGTCCTGGGAACGGGCGACCTCTGGGTCGTCACCGCGCTGGCCGAGCTGCTGAAGCGCGTGCCCGGCCGGTGGGCGGGCGGAGCCGCCTCGCTGTCGGTCGTGGACGCGTCGGACCTGGGGCGGCTGATCACCGCAGTCGCCCTGGCACCCGCACCACCGGGGCCCGCGGTCTTCCACGCGGCGCATCCCCGGCCGGTACGGATCGGCGACCTGGTCGCGGCCCTCGCCGAGCACGGGATCGTGCCCCCTCCCGCCGACGAGGACTGGTCCTGGGACCGTTGCCTCCAGGAGCACGCCGGCCGTCCGGGGATCGTGAGCGAGAGACAGTTCCATCTCCTCGCGCAGGACCACTGGTACCGGTCCGACGCGGTCTGGCAGCGCACCGGAGTGGAACCGGGCCCCGGCCCCCTCGACCGGCTGGCCGCCTCGGCCGACTGGTACCGCACGCTGCTGGCCTGA
- a CDS encoding sensor histidine kinase, with amino-acid sequence MAGLRQDLFHDIFAYRPLAPMSGEGRFFRLVPSRLRKHAVWTPHALVLLATFFTVMLAIGTWNRQFFVGALPAVPVALTLVRPVAAFWLSMAVSFITAVTSNEWLWGPSSFFAHLVVLVVVAARTRPRAAAWMWTAGLLLALLMENSGPMRDSSSVGPMLVLSAMALLVVGIVHVRRDAQREVTVQRTVTAVERDRRTLLEERTTIARELHDVVAHHMSVVAIQAEAAPYRVENPPPELEQAFVTIRENAVAALTELRRVLGVVRADDYEAPDAPQPTLDGLDGLLANVREAGLESEKTVTGAVRALPQGVELSAYRIIQEALSNTLRHAPGATAQVELGYVLGGLGLRVVNGPPTGLVKPSPGAGHGITGMRERVAMLNGEMTAGATEDGGYEIAAFIPVQTTHDTHDTHDRYDTERDGKA; translated from the coding sequence ATGGCCGGCCTGCGCCAGGACCTCTTCCACGACATCTTCGCCTACCGCCCGCTGGCCCCGATGAGCGGCGAGGGGCGGTTCTTCCGGCTGGTGCCCTCACGGTTGCGGAAGCACGCCGTCTGGACCCCGCACGCCCTGGTCCTGCTGGCCACGTTCTTCACCGTGATGCTCGCGATCGGCACGTGGAACCGGCAGTTCTTCGTCGGTGCGCTGCCCGCGGTTCCGGTCGCGCTGACCCTGGTCAGGCCGGTCGCCGCGTTCTGGTTGTCGATGGCCGTCTCCTTCATCACCGCTGTGACCAGCAATGAGTGGCTGTGGGGGCCCAGCAGCTTCTTCGCGCACCTGGTGGTCCTGGTGGTCGTGGCGGCCAGGACACGGCCGCGTGCCGCCGCCTGGATGTGGACGGCCGGCCTGCTGCTCGCCCTGCTGATGGAGAACAGCGGGCCCATGCGGGACTCCTCCAGCGTCGGGCCGATGCTCGTGCTCTCCGCCATGGCGCTGCTCGTGGTGGGCATCGTCCACGTCCGGCGCGACGCCCAGCGTGAGGTGACCGTGCAGCGCACCGTCACCGCCGTGGAGCGCGACCGGCGCACGCTGCTGGAGGAGCGCACCACCATCGCCCGTGAGCTGCACGACGTCGTCGCGCACCACATGTCGGTCGTCGCGATCCAGGCGGAGGCCGCCCCCTACCGGGTGGAGAACCCGCCGCCCGAGCTGGAGCAGGCGTTCGTCACCATCCGGGAGAACGCGGTGGCCGCCCTCACGGAGCTGCGCCGGGTCCTCGGGGTGGTCCGCGCGGACGACTACGAGGCGCCGGACGCCCCGCAGCCCACCCTCGACGGGCTCGACGGGCTCCTCGCCAATGTGCGGGAGGCGGGTCTGGAGTCGGAGAAGACGGTCACCGGTGCGGTGCGCGCGCTTCCGCAGGGCGTCGAGCTGTCGGCGTACCGGATCATCCAGGAGGCCCTCAGCAACACGCTGCGGCACGCGCCGGGCGCCACCGCACAGGTCGAGCTCGGCTATGTGCTCGGCGGACTCGGGCTGCGCGTCGTCAACGGGCCGCCCACCGGCCTGGTGAAGCCCTCGCCGGGGGCCGGGCACGGGATCACCGGGATGCGGGAGCGGGTCGCCATGCTGAACGGGGAGATGACGGCGGGGGCGACCGAGGACGGCGGATACGAGATCGCCGCGTTCATCCCCGTACAGACCACGCACGACACGCATGACACGCATGACAGATACGACACCGAGCGGGACGGGAAGGCATGA
- a CDS encoding response regulator transcription factor: protein MNDIRVLIVDDQMMVREGFSVLLNAMPGIEVAGEAVDGRQAVSQVAALRPDVVLMDIRMPVMNGIEATREIVAQDADAKVLVLTTFDLDEYVYQALRAGASGFLLKDASARQLADGVRVVASGEALLAPTVTRRLITEFAKVAETPRPPALARIGDLTERETEVLVLIAQGLSNAEIASHLVVAESTIKTHVSRILVKLGLRDRTQAAVFAYEARLVTPG, encoded by the coding sequence ATGAACGACATCCGGGTCCTGATCGTCGACGACCAGATGATGGTGCGCGAGGGTTTCTCCGTGCTGCTCAACGCGATGCCGGGGATCGAGGTCGCCGGTGAGGCGGTCGACGGGCGGCAGGCCGTCTCGCAGGTCGCGGCCCTGCGCCCCGACGTGGTGCTGATGGACATCCGGATGCCGGTGATGAACGGCATCGAGGCGACCCGCGAGATCGTGGCGCAGGACGCGGACGCGAAGGTGCTGGTACTGACGACGTTCGACCTCGACGAGTACGTGTACCAGGCGCTGCGGGCCGGGGCCTCCGGCTTCCTGCTCAAGGACGCCTCGGCACGGCAACTCGCCGACGGCGTACGGGTGGTGGCGTCCGGTGAGGCGTTGCTCGCGCCGACCGTGACCCGGCGGCTGATCACCGAGTTCGCCAAGGTCGCCGAGACGCCCCGGCCGCCCGCCCTCGCCCGGATCGGTGATCTCACGGAACGGGAGACGGAGGTGCTGGTGCTCATCGCGCAGGGCCTGTCGAACGCGGAGATCGCCTCCCATCTGGTGGTCGCCGAATCCACCATCAAGACGCATGTCAGCCGCATCCTGGTGAAGCTCGGGCTGCGCGACCGGACCCAGGCGGCGGTGTTCGCGTACGAGGCCCGGCTGGTCACGCCCGGCTGA
- a CDS encoding ScbA/BarX family gamma-butyrolactone biosynthesis protein, protein MPAHDAAGNCILDPVIDQVPQHYVHKSNAAEVYLENWTRTGPDAFRVVADWPATHAFYRVGTAFDPLLLCETIRQTFPLLCHAAYEVPIGHQLIWESFAFQVDSAAYGADLGSEVELHVECFDLSYRGSRPAALSMRMVITRGGVEVATARTRFTTHTPGVYRRLRGSYADASAAMARSVPAPAPAAAEDVRRSHEDDVVISSGTPGEDRQLRVLAPHPVHFDHPVDHVPGMLLLESAHQLTYDLMRGGGRPVEISALDCTFTQYVELDVPCALRTEPLGPDDAGRARLRVEAVQAGRVAFAATVTTTAAATVAETGADEPAGKGREA, encoded by the coding sequence GTGCCCGCACACGACGCTGCTGGAAACTGCATCCTCGACCCAGTCATCGACCAAGTGCCGCAGCACTATGTGCACAAGTCGAACGCCGCTGAGGTCTACCTCGAGAACTGGACCAGGACAGGGCCCGACGCCTTCCGCGTCGTCGCCGACTGGCCCGCCACGCACGCCTTCTACCGTGTGGGGACGGCGTTCGATCCCCTGCTGCTCTGCGAGACCATCCGTCAGACCTTTCCGCTGCTGTGCCACGCCGCGTACGAGGTGCCGATCGGGCATCAGCTCATCTGGGAGAGCTTCGCCTTCCAGGTCGACAGCGCCGCGTACGGTGCGGACCTCGGCAGTGAGGTCGAACTCCACGTCGAGTGCTTCGATCTGTCGTACCGGGGCAGCCGTCCGGCCGCCCTCTCCATGCGCATGGTCATCACGCGGGGCGGCGTCGAAGTGGCGACTGCCCGGACCAGATTCACCACCCACACCCCGGGGGTCTACCGGCGACTGCGCGGGTCCTACGCCGACGCGTCCGCGGCCATGGCCCGTTCGGTGCCCGCCCCCGCGCCGGCCGCCGCCGAAGACGTCCGGCGGTCGCACGAGGACGATGTCGTGATCAGCTCCGGCACTCCGGGTGAGGACAGGCAGCTCAGAGTCCTCGCCCCGCACCCCGTCCATTTCGACCACCCCGTGGACCATGTGCCGGGCATGCTGCTGCTGGAGTCGGCGCACCAACTGACGTACGACCTGATGCGCGGAGGCGGCCGTCCGGTCGAGATATCCGCCCTGGACTGCACGTTCACCCAGTACGTCGAGCTGGACGTGCCCTGTGCGCTCCGCACCGAGCCCCTCGGCCCCGATGACGCGGGCCGCGCCCGGCTCCGGGTCGAAGCCGTGCAGGCCGGCCGTGTCGCCTTCGCGGCCACGGTCACCACGACAGCGGCGGCGACGGTGGCGGAGACCGGGGCCGACGAACCCGCAGGGAAAGGCAGAGAGGCATGA
- the kynU gene encoding kynureninase, translating to MSDTTTATTGLAARAAALDAADELASRRALFTLDDTVYLDGNSLGALPAHVPARVQDVLTRQWGELRIRSWDESGWWTAPERIGDRIAPLVGAAAGQIVVGDSTSVNVFKAVVAASRLATDGRDEILVDATTFPTDGYIAESAARMTGHRIVPVAPAEVTDALGPRTALVLLNHVDYRTGRLHDLPGLTAAVHAAGGLAVWDLCHSAGALPVGLDAHGVDLAVGCTYKYLNGGPGSPAYLYVAERHQAAFDSPLPGWTSHADPFAMTPGYAPADGAVRGRVGTPDILSMLALEASLDVWDGVSVESVRAKSLALTDFFLECVAAYVPDGRVGSVTPLAHAERGSQVALRCAEAEPVMRALIERGVVGDLRRPDVLRFGFTPLYVGFADAERAARVLAEVLAEVPKGK from the coding sequence ATGTCTGACACCACCACGGCCACGACGGGCCTCGCCGCGCGGGCCGCCGCGCTCGACGCCGCCGACGAACTCGCCTCCCGGCGCGCCCTGTTCACCCTCGACGACACCGTCTACCTGGACGGCAACTCCCTGGGTGCGCTGCCGGCCCATGTACCCGCCCGCGTCCAGGACGTCCTCACCCGCCAGTGGGGCGAGCTGCGCATCCGGTCCTGGGACGAGAGCGGCTGGTGGACCGCGCCCGAACGGATCGGCGACCGGATCGCGCCGCTCGTCGGGGCCGCCGCCGGGCAGATCGTCGTCGGCGACTCGACCAGCGTGAACGTCTTCAAGGCGGTCGTCGCCGCGAGCCGGCTGGCGACGGACGGACGCGACGAGATCCTTGTTGACGCGACGACGTTTCCCACGGACGGGTACATCGCCGAGTCCGCCGCCCGGATGACCGGCCACCGGATCGTCCCGGTCGCACCCGCCGAGGTGACGGACGCGCTGGGCCCCCGTACGGCCCTCGTCCTGCTCAACCACGTCGACTACCGCACCGGCAGGCTCCACGACCTCCCCGGGCTGACCGCCGCCGTGCACGCGGCGGGCGGCCTCGCGGTCTGGGACCTGTGCCACAGCGCGGGCGCCCTGCCGGTCGGCCTGGACGCGCACGGGGTGGACCTGGCCGTCGGCTGCACGTACAAGTACCTGAACGGCGGCCCCGGTTCGCCCGCCTACCTGTACGTCGCCGAGCGTCATCAGGCCGCCTTCGACTCGCCCCTGCCGGGGTGGACGTCGCACGCGGACCCGTTCGCGATGACGCCGGGGTACGCCCCGGCGGACGGTGCGGTACGGGGCCGGGTCGGCACCCCGGACATCCTGTCCATGCTGGCGCTGGAGGCCTCGCTGGACGTCTGGGACGGGGTGTCCGTCGAGTCCGTACGGGCCAAGTCCCTCGCGCTGACGGACTTCTTCCTGGAGTGCGTCGCCGCGTATGTGCCGGACGGCCGGGTCGGCTCGGTCACCCCTCTCGCGCACGCGGAGCGCGGCAGCCAGGTCGCGCTGCGCTGCGCGGAGGCCGAACCGGTGATGCGGGCGCTCATCGAGCGGGGCGTCGTCGGTGATCTGCGGCGACCGGATGTCCTGCGGTTCGGGTTCACTCCGCTGTACGTGGGGTTCGCGGACGCGGAACGGGCGGCGCGCGTCCTGGCCGAGGTGCTGGCCGAGGTGCCGAAGGGGAAGTGA
- a CDS encoding LysR family transcriptional regulator, which yields MTQQPEDTPRIPAAPVPTARITGVNLRHLHAFLAVADTLSFTHAAARMSSNQPALTRSIRRLEEHMGVRLFQRTTRQVSLTPAGAALRDELQVLLPRFEKALFPEGAAPVLRLGFSWLLPDEWVHEAIRRFEEETGARVELRRRDDACAGVDQAAVDVAILRGRPRRGGVKETLLGTERYVAAVPRRHPLAVREQLDWFELAEYPLVLNEVTGPVQQKDWGLARRPGTVLCCLNFDECIESVAAGKGISVVPDLVLRRNVHPSVAFVPLRGGPSIAISLIRPVQGSHPLSDRFVRVVQQVLAPAARRCGTRESALAAPSAGD from the coding sequence ATGACACAACAACCCGAGGACACTCCCCGAATACCCGCAGCCCCCGTCCCGACCGCACGCATCACGGGGGTCAACCTGCGGCATCTGCACGCCTTCCTCGCCGTTGCCGACACCCTGAGCTTCACCCACGCCGCCGCCAGGATGTCGAGCAACCAGCCCGCCCTGACCCGGTCCATCCGCCGTCTCGAAGAGCACATGGGCGTGCGGCTCTTCCAGCGCACCACCCGCCAGGTCTCCCTGACCCCGGCGGGCGCGGCCCTGCGCGACGAACTCCAAGTGCTGCTGCCCCGCTTCGAGAAGGCCCTGTTCCCCGAGGGCGCCGCGCCCGTTCTGCGGCTCGGGTTCTCCTGGCTGCTCCCCGACGAGTGGGTCCACGAGGCCATCCGGCGCTTCGAGGAGGAGACCGGCGCCCGCGTCGAACTGCGGCGCCGCGACGACGCGTGCGCCGGGGTCGACCAGGCGGCCGTCGATGTGGCGATCCTGCGGGGCCGACCGCGGCGCGGCGGGGTGAAGGAGACGCTGCTCGGCACCGAGCGTTACGTCGCCGCCGTCCCGCGCCGGCATCCGCTGGCCGTACGGGAGCAGCTGGACTGGTTCGAACTGGCCGAGTACCCCCTCGTGCTCAACGAGGTCACCGGCCCCGTGCAGCAGAAGGACTGGGGCCTCGCCCGTCGCCCCGGCACCGTGCTGTGCTGCCTCAACTTCGACGAGTGCATCGAGTCGGTGGCCGCGGGCAAGGGCATCAGCGTGGTGCCCGACCTGGTACTGCGGCGCAATGTCCACCCCTCCGTGGCCTTCGTGCCGCTGCGGGGAGGGCCGAGCATCGCCATCTCGCTGATCCGGCCGGTCCAGGGCAGTCACCCCCTGTCGGATCGGTTCGTCCGCGTGGTCCAGCAGGTCCTGGCACCGGCCGCGCGGCGCTGCGGCACCCGCGAGTCCGCCCTCGCCGCCCCGTCGGCGGGGGACTGA
- the hemA gene encoding 5-aminolevulinate synthase — translation MFHHDEFFLPPTDTLQKRGAYRTFLEIERRAGALPTTLKYGPGDGRRISVWCGNDCLGMGQHPLVLAARKKATDEAGAGSGGSRDLAGDDRHHVALEEELADLHGMESALIFPSGYSANDAALTVLAGRPPGCVVFADDLNHASMTAGIQHSGAEKHVFRHNDTDHLEELLAGTEPSVPKIIALESIYAMGSDPAPLERIAELARHHGAFTYLDEAHAVGVYGPRGAGLAAERGLGGHFDVVRGTLEMAFGTAGGYIAGSGAVIDAVRSFASAFLFTASLPPAAAAGALAAVRHLKRSDGERAALHRKAALLQGLLRADGIPVASEAAHIVPVLVGDAVRCRNVARRLLDQYACYVQPVNAPSVPVGSERLRITPAPHHSDDEIVGFAHALDSVWECEGLPRTLRRVPV, via the coding sequence GTGTTTCACCACGATGAATTCTTCCTGCCCCCGACCGACACGCTCCAGAAGCGGGGCGCCTACCGCACGTTCCTGGAGATCGAGCGCAGAGCCGGCGCCCTCCCCACCACGCTGAAGTACGGCCCCGGCGACGGCAGGCGGATCAGCGTGTGGTGCGGCAACGACTGCCTCGGCATGGGGCAGCATCCGCTCGTCCTGGCGGCGAGGAAGAAGGCCACCGACGAGGCGGGCGCCGGCAGCGGAGGTTCCAGGGACCTCGCGGGCGACGACCGTCACCATGTCGCGCTGGAAGAGGAGTTGGCGGATCTCCACGGCATGGAGTCCGCCCTCATCTTCCCTTCCGGATACTCGGCGAACGACGCCGCGCTGACGGTACTGGCGGGGCGGCCGCCCGGATGCGTCGTGTTCGCGGACGACCTCAACCACGCCTCGATGACCGCCGGTATCCAGCACAGCGGGGCCGAGAAGCATGTCTTCCGGCACAACGACACCGACCACCTGGAAGAGCTGCTGGCCGGTACGGAGCCGTCGGTGCCGAAGATCATCGCCCTGGAGAGCATCTACGCCATGGGGAGCGACCCCGCACCACTGGAGCGGATCGCCGAACTCGCCCGACACCACGGCGCGTTCACCTATCTCGACGAGGCGCACGCGGTGGGCGTCTACGGGCCGCGCGGAGCGGGCCTGGCCGCCGAACGCGGGCTGGGCGGACACTTCGACGTCGTCCGGGGAACGCTGGAGATGGCGTTCGGCACGGCGGGCGGCTACATCGCCGGGTCCGGTGCGGTGATCGACGCGGTGCGGAGCTTCGCGTCCGCGTTCCTCTTCACCGCCTCGCTGCCCCCGGCGGCCGCGGCCGGAGCGCTCGCCGCCGTCCGCCATCTCAAGCGTTCGGACGGGGAGCGGGCCGCGCTGCACCGGAAGGCGGCGCTCCTCCAGGGACTGCTGCGCGCCGACGGCATCCCCGTGGCGTCCGAGGCCGCGCACATCGTGCCGGTACTCGTCGGCGACGCCGTCAGGTGCCGCAATGTCGCCCGTCGGCTCCTGGACCAGTACGCCTGCTATGTCCAGCCCGTCAACGCGCCCAGTGTGCCGGTGGGTTCGGAGCGGCTGCGCATCACCCCCGCGCCGCACCACAGCGATGACGAGATCGTGGGCTTCGCCCATGCGCTGGACTCGGTCTGGGAATGCGAGGGACTGCCCCGCACGCTGCGCCGGGTACCCGTGTGA